The Methylocaldum marinum genome includes the window ACGGTGGTGGCTACGGGTTTGAACAATCAGCGCCAGCCCAACGAAGCTACAATCAAACTCGTGCATAAACACACCGGTGAAATCGATTATGATCAATTGCAGCGTCCGACCGTAATCCGCAAGCAGCCCAAGCATGAAGCGCGGCCGGAAGCGAAGAAGGATATGGATCTCGATTATTTGGATATTCCGGCATTTTTGCGCCGTCAGGCCGACTGAAGGATCTTCCCCGACAGCAATGAGGCTTCGGTCCGCTCGATGAGTCCGGGCTCTGCATAGTTCGTTGGCTTGGGTGGTTTAAACTATGCAGGGCCATACGAAAGACTTTCGGGGATATTCAGTTAAGATAGGTGAATCGAATGATCAGGCAAAGAACACTAAAGAATGTCATTAGAGGTACCGGAGTCGGGTTGCACACCGGAGAGAAGGTTTACTTGACCCTTCGCCCGGCCGCTCCCAACGCCGGTATCGTGTTTCGGCGCGTGGATTTGCCTGAACCCGTCATCATCGAGGCAAGGCCGGAGAATGTCGGCGAAACGACCTTGTCCACAACCCTCGTGAAGGGTGACGTTAAGATCTCTACCGTCGAACACCTGCTTTCCGCGTTTGCCGGGCTCGGCATCGACAATGCCTATGTCGATGTCAGTGCGCCGGAAGTTCCTATCATGGACGGCAGTGCCGGCCCTTTCGTGTTTCTCATTCAATCGGCAGGTGTCGAGGAGCAGAATGCACCTAAGCGCTTTATCCGGATAAAGCGCAAGCTGCGGGTTGAAGACGGCGACAAATGGGCCTGTTTCGAACCCTATGAAGGTTTTAAGGTCACGTTTACGATCGACTTCGAGCACCCGGCGTTTCGCAAGGACGTGCAAACGGCCAGCATCGATTTTTCATCGACATCTTTTGTCAAGGAAGTGAGTCGGGCCAGAACCTTCGGCTTCATGCGCGACATCGAAGCTCTGCGTAAACGTAGGCTAGCCCTGGGCGGCAGCATGGACAACGCGATCGTGGTGGACAACCATCGCGTCCTGAATGAAGATGGACTGCGCTATGCCGATGAGTTCGTAAAGCACAAAATCCTGGACGCGATCGGGGATCTTTATCTGCTGGGACACAGTTTGATCGGTTCCTTTACCGGTCATAAGTCAGGCCACGGTTTGAACAACCGACTGCTGATGGAATTGCTCAAACAAAAAGACGCCTGGGAGTCGGTGACATACATGGAAGACGACGTTTTGCCGATTTCTTTCATGCGGGCGGCTCAGGCCGGCGGGTGACTCTTCATCGAGCGTTCAGGCATCAGTCGGGGGATGAAGATTCCCCCGGCAAACTTTTAGATCCGTCGGTTATCGGTTTTCCTTTCCCTGAGCTGTATCACGGAGCGCTCCGACCGTTGCGCTCAATCGCAAAAGCGAGTCCTTGATCTCTCCGGACGAAGCCGACAGCGCACTATTCTTTAGAAGTTCGGCGATGAAAACCGGTGGTGGGACTATCCTCGGTCTGCCGAAATTTTCGCCGATGGACGCGACGAAATTACGAATCTGCAGATCTTTGGGGCGGAATCCGGTCGACTGCTCAAGCTTGGAAAGAAGCTGCGGGGCATAAAAGCGAATTTGCGAGGCCCAGGCTGCCGAATCCACGTAAAGAATCAGCCGGTCCGGTTTGATTACGCAGTCCACGCAATGGACCGCCAGAAATCCGGGCAATGCTCTTTTTACCAGATCCAGCATTTGGCGGTGCTTTTGAATCTGGATACGTATTGCCAGGATCGTTCCGTCCTGACATAGACCAGCAATGGATTTGGGGTGGCGCATCGT containing:
- the lpxC gene encoding UDP-3-O-acyl-N-acetylglucosamine deacetylase; this translates as MIRQRTLKNVIRGTGVGLHTGEKVYLTLRPAAPNAGIVFRRVDLPEPVIIEARPENVGETTLSTTLVKGDVKISTVEHLLSAFAGLGIDNAYVDVSAPEVPIMDGSAGPFVFLIQSAGVEEQNAPKRFIRIKRKLRVEDGDKWACFEPYEGFKVTFTIDFEHPAFRKDVQTASIDFSSTSFVKEVSRARTFGFMRDIEALRKRRLALGGSMDNAIVVDNHRVLNEDGLRYADEFVKHKILDAIGDLYLLGHSLIGSFTGHKSGHGLNNRLLMELLKQKDAWESVTYMEDDVLPISFMRAAQAGG
- a CDS encoding DciA family protein; protein product: MRHPKSIAGLCQDGTILAIRIQIQKHRQMLDLVKRALPGFLAVHCVDCVIKPDRLILYVDSAAWASQIRFYAPQLLSKLEQSTGFRPKDLQIRNFVASIGENFGRPRIVPPPVFIAELLKNSALSASSGEIKDSLLRLSATVGALRDTAQGKENR